From Impatiens glandulifera chromosome 7, dImpGla2.1, whole genome shotgun sequence:
ATGAGGTTGTCAcctagaaaaatacaaaatttagtTGTTGAACGACGATCATTGGGACATCCTGCCCAGTCAGCATCAGAGTAGGCAACAAAAGTGAATTGTGAATTTGGACGAAGAAATATCCCATGACGAGGAGTATGACGAAGATATCGACGAATACGTTTAATCGCTCCCTAATGAGAAGATGTGGGAGTTTGCATGAATTGACAAGCTCGATTGACAGCAAAGGCTAACTCAAGACGAGTTAGTGTAAGATATTGTAGAGCCCCTACTATACTACGATAGAGAAATGGATCAGATAAAGGATCACCATCATGTTTAGAAAGAGATGAGGCAGCAGATACGGGAGTGTGTAATGGCTTTGCTTGAAGCATATCAGCCCGAGTGAGAATATTGTCAATATACTTggattgagaaagaaataagTCATCTTTGGT
This genomic window contains:
- the LOC124946209 gene encoding uncharacterized mitochondrial protein AtMg00810-like; the protein is MHFFMGLYKKKFTWHNHPILSIQIFLIIYANFIKQYTVLNSLLVLVTRTKDDLFLSQSKYIDNILTRADMLQAKPLHTPVSAASSLSKHDGDPLSDPFLYRSIVGALQYLTLTRLELAFAVNRACQFMQTPTSSH